In one Candidatus Neomarinimicrobiota bacterium genomic region, the following are encoded:
- a CDS encoding 3-isopropylmalate dehydratase small subunit, whose protein sequence is MKGRAIVYKKDHINTDEIIPARYLNTDRQEELALHAMEDLDLNFKEKTKWGSILVAGENFGCGSSREHAVWALRGAGIKAIVCESFARIFYRNCINNGFLAIECKNASKYINDGDIIELNLKEGELKIKTTEQVLRFQPLPKFALEIIESGGLMSYISKGGKF, encoded by the coding sequence ATGAAAGGAAGAGCAATTGTTTATAAGAAAGATCATATTAATACAGATGAGATTATTCCTGCAAGGTATTTAAATACAGACAGACAAGAAGAACTTGCTTTGCATGCAATGGAGGACCTTGATTTGAATTTCAAAGAAAAGACTAAATGGGGGAGTATATTGGTTGCTGGTGAAAATTTCGGTTGTGGTAGCTCTCGAGAACACGCTGTATGGGCACTAAGAGGTGCTGGTATAAAAGCTATTGTCTGTGAATCATTCGCGAGAATATTTTACAGGAATTGCATAAATAATGGATTTTTAGCTATTGAATGTAAAAATGCATCAAAATATATAAATGATGGAGATATAATTGAGCTGAATTTAAAGGAAGGAGAACTAAAAATTAAAACAACAGAGCAAGTTTTAAGATTTCAACCTTTACCAAAATTTGCCCTTGAAATAATTGAATCCGGTGGGTTAATGAGTTATATATCAAAAGGGGGTAAATTTTAG
- the leuC gene encoding 3-isopropylmalate dehydratase large subunit: MGQTIVEKILAYHSELDTVVPGQIVNAKIDLIMCHDVTTTPAIDILEKYGIKKVFDPDKIVIMPDHFIPNKDIKSAEMVKRIRTWAKEQGISKFYEIGRHGICHALLPEEGYVKPGITIICGDSHTTTHGAFGAFATGIGSTDLAAALATGELWFKVPETILIEVTGKLPECVYAKDIVLKIISILGVDGATYKAIEFTGNIIEEMSMEGRMTICNMAIEAGGKTGIIKADNKTKEYLDKKGVRGGYTIFESDEDANYCSVIKIDVSDMEPVVAFPHLPSNVKGVSEIRDDIAIDQAFIGSCTNGRIEDLRVAANILKGRKVAKGVRMIVIPATTEVWKQADREGLLYTFMEAGAAVSTPTCGPCLGGHMGVLASGERCISSTNRNFVGRMGSPESEVFLASPATVAASAIEGKITDPRKYL; the protein is encoded by the coding sequence GTGGGACAAACAATTGTGGAGAAAATTCTTGCGTACCATTCAGAATTGGATACTGTAGTTCCAGGCCAAATAGTTAATGCCAAAATAGACCTTATTATGTGTCATGATGTTACAACGACGCCTGCAATTGATATTCTTGAAAAATACGGAATTAAAAAGGTTTTTGATCCAGACAAAATCGTCATAATGCCCGATCATTTTATTCCAAATAAAGATATTAAATCTGCCGAGATGGTGAAAAGAATAAGAACCTGGGCAAAGGAGCAAGGGATAAGTAAATTTTATGAAATTGGGCGTCACGGTATATGTCATGCATTATTACCAGAAGAGGGATATGTCAAGCCTGGAATAACAATAATTTGTGGAGATTCTCATACAACAACCCATGGGGCTTTTGGTGCCTTTGCAACCGGAATTGGTAGTACAGACCTTGCTGCTGCTCTTGCAACCGGGGAGTTATGGTTTAAGGTACCTGAGACAATTTTAATAGAAGTGACAGGGAAGTTGCCCGAATGTGTTTATGCCAAAGATATAGTTTTGAAAATCATCTCAATACTTGGAGTTGATGGTGCTACTTATAAAGCGATAGAGTTTACTGGGAATATAATTGAAGAAATGTCTATGGAAGGTAGAATGACAATTTGCAATATGGCTATTGAAGCGGGGGGAAAGACAGGAATCATCAAAGCTGACAATAAAACAAAAGAATATCTTGATAAAAAAGGCGTAAGAGGTGGTTATACAATTTTTGAAAGTGATGAAGATGCAAATTATTGTTCCGTAATTAAAATCGATGTCTCTGATATGGAACCCGTAGTTGCATTTCCACACCTTCCGAGCAACGTAAAAGGTGTATCTGAAATTAGAGACGATATAGCAATAGATCAGGCATTTATTGGTAGTTGTACCAATGGTAGAATCGAGGATTTAAGAGTTGCTGCGAACATATTAAAGGGTAGAAAGGTTGCTAAAGGTGTGAGAATGATAGTAATACCGGCAACCACAGAGGTTTGGAAACAGGCGGATAGGGAAGGTTTGCTTTATACTTTTATGGAGGCAGGGGCAGCAGTATCTACTCCAACATGTGGTCCATGTCTCGGTGGACATATGGGAGTTCTTGCATCTGGTGAAAGATGTATCAGCTCCACAAATAGAAATTTCGTTGGCAGGATGGGAAGTCCTGAGTCAGAGGTATTTCTTGCTAGCCCTGCAACAGTGGCAGCAAGTGCAATTGAAGGAAAAATAACAGACCCAAGGAAATATCTGTGA
- a CDS encoding 2-isopropylmalate synthase, producing MSENKIYIFDTTLRDGEQSPGASLTIDEKLIIAKQLERLGVDIIEAGFPISSEGDFKAVKLIAKNIKNSIVCGLSRALPKDIDVCWEAVKEAKYPRIHTFIATSNIHMEKKLKKKPDEVVEMAIEAIRRAKKYCSDVEFSLEDATRTDYDFMVRVVREAIKAGASVINIPDTVGYAIPREFADRIKYLFNNVEELDRVIISVHCHNDLGNAVSNSLIAVEMGVRQIECCVNGIGERAGNAALEEVVMNLVTRKDYFKKEVNINTKEIYRTSRMVSELTGIEIQRNKAIVGINAFAHESGIHQHGVISDKETYEIMKPEDIGWKGETFVIGKHSGRHAIKLILEQEGYIVSDEQLDTITKHIKDLADKQKSLEKEDLLAIANDVIGRLSEKEVKIRLKEFNVVSGSGVTPTASVKLEINNEEKIGSAIGVGPVDALSNAILSVLGSDIKLEDYGLKSVTGGTNALAKVRVRLRDKEGNVFSAFGVDEDIIKASALAIVEGLNRIHTFGKV from the coding sequence ATGAGCGAAAATAAAATATATATTTTTGATACAACTTTAAGAGATGGTGAACAAAGCCCTGGAGCATCGCTAACTATTGATGAGAAGTTGATAATAGCAAAGCAGTTGGAACGACTTGGCGTTGATATTATTGAGGCTGGTTTTCCAATATCCTCAGAGGGAGATTTTAAGGCAGTTAAGCTCATTGCGAAAAATATAAAAAATTCCATAGTTTGTGGGCTTTCAAGAGCATTACCTAAGGATATAGATGTATGCTGGGAAGCTGTGAAAGAAGCAAAATACCCCCGTATTCATACATTTATTGCAACCTCTAACATCCATATGGAGAAGAAGTTAAAGAAAAAACCTGATGAAGTGGTTGAAATGGCAATTGAAGCTATTAGAAGAGCAAAAAAATATTGTAGTGATGTTGAGTTCTCACTTGAAGATGCAACAAGGACAGATTACGATTTTATGGTAAGAGTGGTTAGAGAAGCAATAAAAGCTGGGGCCTCTGTTATAAATATACCAGATACCGTTGGTTACGCTATACCAAGAGAGTTTGCAGATAGAATAAAGTATCTTTTTAATAATGTTGAGGAATTGGATAGAGTTATCATAAGTGTTCATTGTCATAATGATCTTGGAAATGCTGTAAGTAATTCACTTATAGCAGTTGAAATGGGGGTAAGACAGATAGAATGCTGTGTGAATGGTATTGGAGAAAGAGCAGGTAATGCTGCTCTGGAAGAAGTTGTTATGAATCTTGTTACAAGAAAAGATTATTTTAAAAAAGAAGTCAATATAAACACAAAGGAGATTTATCGTACAAGCAGAATGGTTTCGGAACTAACTGGTATAGAAATTCAGAGAAATAAAGCCATTGTTGGTATAAATGCTTTCGCGCACGAATCTGGAATACATCAGCATGGTGTAATTAGTGATAAAGAAACCTATGAAATAATGAAACCAGAAGATATTGGATGGAAAGGTGAGACATTTGTAATAGGGAAGCATAGCGGACGTCATGCTATAAAATTGATTCTGGAACAGGAAGGTTACATCGTATCTGATGAGCAACTTGATACCATTACAAAGCATATAAAAGACCTCGCAGATAAGCAAAAATCTTTAGAAAAAGAAGACCTTCTGGCAATAGCTAATGATGTAATAGGAAGGCTCTCCGAAAAGGAGGTTAAAATAAGGCTTAAAGAATTTAATGTTGTTTCTGGTAGCGGTGTAACGCCTACAGCATCCGTAAAGTTAGAGATAAACAATGAGGAAAAGATTGGCTCAGCTATTGGTGTAGGTCCTGTTGATGCTTTAAGCAATGCTATTTTATCTGTGCTTGGCTCTGATATTAAACTCGAAGATTATGGGTTAAAATCTGTCACTGGCGGTACAAATGCCCTTGCAAAAGTAAGAGTCAGATTAAGAGACAAAGAAGGCAACGTTTTCTCAGCTTTTGGAGTTGATGAGGATATAATAAAAGCCTCTGCACTGGCAATAGTAGAAGGATTGAATAGAATACACACTTTTGGAAAGGTTTGA
- a CDS encoding citramalate synthase translates to MKSEKEEVEGVVRIYDTTLRDGSQSENISFNLQDKLRITKKLDEFGVHYIEGGWPGSNPKDALYFKEVKKIKLNNAKIAAFGSTRRAKFKVEDDPNIRALVEADTPVVTIFGKSWILHVEKALNITPEQNLELVYDSIKYLKDKDKEVIFDAEHYFDGFKDSEDYALRVIKVAEEAGADCIVLCDTNGGSLPHEVAEIITKTKNYTTKPLGIHAHNDSELGVANSIIAVQNGCVHVQGTINGYGERCGNANLCSIIPNLQIKLGYKCIPDENLKKLTHISWFISEVANLSHQFNMPFVGQSAFAHKGGVHVSAVLKSVRTYEHIDPELVGNKRRVLVSDLSGRSNIQYKVEELNIDLKGNEDKIPLIVNKLKELEHVGYQFESAEGSFELLVNEVLGTYKEYFELEGFRVLVEKERNEDPRSEATIRLIVNNEKEHSASEGNGPVNALDKALRKALINFYPELKNLKLTDYKVRVLNGSGGTGAKVRVLIESTSDIGNIRTVGVSENIIEASWEAIIDSVKFYLMKKKIE, encoded by the coding sequence ATGAAAAGTGAAAAAGAAGAGGTAGAAGGTGTAGTAAGAATTTACGATACAACATTGAGAGACGGTTCGCAGAGTGAAAATATATCATTTAACTTACAGGATAAATTAAGAATTACAAAAAAGTTAGATGAATTCGGGGTACATTATATCGAAGGTGGATGGCCCGGATCAAATCCTAAGGATGCATTATATTTTAAAGAAGTTAAGAAGATAAAGCTTAATAATGCAAAAATTGCAGCATTTGGAAGCACAAGGCGTGCAAAATTTAAAGTTGAAGATGACCCCAATATCCGAGCACTTGTCGAGGCAGATACTCCTGTAGTTACGATTTTTGGAAAGTCTTGGATACTCCACGTCGAGAAGGCTTTAAATATAACCCCAGAACAGAACCTGGAATTGGTTTATGATTCCATAAAATATCTGAAAGATAAAGATAAAGAGGTAATTTTTGATGCTGAACACTACTTTGATGGTTTTAAAGACTCAGAGGATTATGCACTAAGAGTAATAAAAGTTGCCGAAGAAGCTGGAGCCGATTGTATTGTTCTTTGTGATACAAATGGTGGAAGTCTGCCTCATGAAGTTGCTGAAATCATTACTAAGACCAAGAATTATACCACTAAACCACTTGGTATACACGCACATAATGATTCAGAGCTGGGAGTAGCAAATAGTATAATAGCAGTACAAAATGGATGTGTGCACGTTCAGGGAACAATAAATGGATATGGAGAAAGGTGTGGTAATGCGAATTTATGTTCAATAATACCTAACCTCCAAATTAAACTGGGATACAAGTGTATACCAGATGAAAACCTGAAAAAACTAACACATATATCATGGTTCATATCTGAGGTGGCAAATCTATCTCACCAATTCAACATGCCCTTCGTTGGACAGAGTGCATTTGCCCACAAAGGAGGAGTCCACGTTAGCGCTGTGTTGAAAAGCGTTCGAACATATGAGCATATAGATCCAGAGCTTGTGGGGAACAAGAGAAGAGTACTTGTGTCTGATCTTTCAGGCCGTAGTAATATTCAGTACAAAGTAGAAGAATTGAATATTGATCTAAAAGGAAATGAAGATAAGATTCCATTGATTGTAAATAAGTTGAAAGAGTTAGAACACGTAGGATATCAATTTGAATCGGCAGAAGGCTCTTTCGAACTTCTTGTAAACGAAGTTTTAGGAACTTATAAAGAATATTTTGAACTTGAGGGATTTAGAGTGCTTGTTGAAAAGGAAAGAAATGAGGACCCGAGATCAGAAGCTACAATTCGTTTAATAGTTAATAATGAAAAAGAACATTCAGCAAGTGAAGGAAATGGTCCTGTAAATGCTCTTGATAAAGCGCTAAGAAAGGCTTTAATTAATTTTTATCCTGAATTGAAAAATTTAAAATTAACTGATTATAAAGTTAGGGTTCTTAATGGATCTGGAGGAACGGGAGCAAAGGTTAGGGTACTTATAGAATCTACATCAGATATAGGAAACATAAGGACTGTTGGTGTTTCTGAGAATATAATAGAGGCAAGCTGGGAAGCTATAATCGATAGTGTGAAGTTTTATTTAATGAAAAAGAAGATAGAGTAG
- the ilvC gene encoding ketol-acid reductoisomerase, whose product MSLKIYYDRDAKPELLKGKKIAVIGYGSQGHAQAQNLRDSGYDVIVAELEGTSNYDLAVEHGFKPVSAEEAAKQADIVQMLVPDDVQKKIYYASIEKHMKKGKALVFSHGFNIHYNQIIPSKDIDVYMVAPKGPGHLVRRTYQKGEGVPALIAVYQDASGKAKDMAITHACGIGAGRAGIIETTFKEETETDLFGEQTVLCGGVTELIKAGFEVLVEAGYQPEIAYFECLNELKLIVDLFYEGGISLMYYSVSDTAEYGGMTRGPRVINDDVKDRMRQILREVQDGTFAREWILENQAGRPVMNALRYEHKNLLIEEVGEKLRGMMSWLKGKK is encoded by the coding sequence ATGTCATTAAAAATTTATTATGACAGAGATGCAAAACCAGAACTATTAAAAGGTAAAAAAATTGCAGTAATTGGTTATGGTAGCCAGGGCCATGCACAGGCACAAAATTTGAGAGATAGCGGTTATGATGTAATAGTTGCCGAATTGGAAGGCACATCTAATTACGATCTTGCTGTAGAGCATGGTTTTAAACCTGTATCTGCTGAAGAAGCTGCAAAACAGGCTGATATTGTTCAAATGCTTGTTCCAGATGATGTCCAAAAAAAGATTTATTATGCAAGTATTGAAAAGCATATGAAAAAGGGGAAAGCACTTGTTTTCAGTCATGGATTTAATATTCATTACAACCAAATAATTCCAAGTAAAGATATTGATGTGTATATGGTTGCTCCAAAAGGACCAGGGCACCTTGTAAGACGCACTTATCAAAAAGGTGAAGGTGTCCCTGCACTTATTGCTGTATATCAGGATGCAAGTGGAAAAGCAAAAGATATGGCAATTACTCATGCCTGCGGTATTGGTGCGGGGCGAGCAGGTATTATTGAAACAACATTCAAAGAAGAAACAGAAACGGATTTATTTGGTGAACAAACCGTCCTTTGTGGTGGAGTTACTGAATTGATTAAGGCTGGTTTCGAAGTACTTGTTGAAGCAGGTTATCAACCTGAAATAGCTTATTTTGAATGTTTGAATGAGTTAAAATTAATTGTTGATCTGTTTTACGAAGGTGGAATTTCATTGATGTATTATTCAGTTAGTGATACAGCCGAATATGGCGGAATGACAAGGGGTCCAAGAGTAATAAATGATGATGTTAAAGATAGGATGCGTCAGATACTTAGAGAGGTACAGGATGGTACTTTCGCTAGGGAGTGGATACTTGAAAACCAGGCTGGAAGACCTGTGATGAATGCATTGAGATATGAACATAAAAATTTACTTATTGAAGAAGTTGGTGAAAAATTGCGTGGTATGATGAGCTGGCTAAAGGGGAAAAAATAA